From a region of the Sporosarcina ureilytica genome:
- a CDS encoding CPBP family intramembrane glutamic endopeptidase: MKNWKIYLYLILTYIIMQLASVALASPLTQYFNGDAALSAKEAKYHGFAWSLFTTNLLAAIVFYILFFRKKNFFKIFDGKPASIGMTIVWGIISFFLALFGQMIAGMIEMTLFGIEPGSDNTALLSDIAKVSPIIIVSMVIFAPLLEELIFRRILFGGLYQKTNFIIAAMISALVFAVVHNELEHTLIYMAPALVFSFVYYKTKRLLAPIIGHFMMNGFVVVIQLNYDKIMELQKLQQSVIAFFQ, from the coding sequence TTGAAAAACTGGAAAATTTATCTGTATTTAATTTTGACATATATTATTATGCAACTAGCAAGTGTCGCGCTTGCAAGTCCATTAACACAATATTTTAATGGCGATGCGGCCCTTTCTGCAAAAGAAGCAAAATACCATGGTTTTGCCTGGTCTTTATTCACAACGAACTTATTAGCCGCCATTGTTTTTTACATACTCTTCTTCCGCAAAAAGAATTTCTTCAAAATTTTTGATGGAAAACCTGCCTCAATCGGTATGACAATTGTCTGGGGAATTATCAGCTTCTTCCTTGCGCTATTCGGACAAATGATTGCTGGCATGATTGAAATGACTTTATTTGGAATCGAACCAGGTTCAGATAATACCGCACTCCTTTCAGACATTGCGAAAGTTTCGCCAATCATTATCGTATCAATGGTCATTTTTGCACCACTTTTAGAAGAACTGATTTTCAGACGCATATTATTCGGTGGGCTGTATCAAAAAACAAACTTTATCATCGCTGCAATGATTAGCGCGCTTGTATTTGCGGTTGTCCATAACGAATTAGAACATACGCTTATTTATATGGCACCTGCTCTTGTATTCTCTTTTGTATATTACAAAACAAAGCGATTACTGGCACCGATTATCGGGCACTTCATGATGAATGGATTCGTCGTGGTTATCCAACTCAACTACGACAAAATTATGGAACTTCAAAAACTACAACAATCCGTGATTGCCTTTTTCCAATAA
- a CDS encoding lysophospholipid acyltransferase family protein produces MRTLVFQGYLWGYILSNANKSFTINKLNKAGKNKDKLKLMDKIILKCTKNLIKISGADLVVTGTENIPLDEPVLYVSNHQGNMDIPILYSTAPQTMAFVAKKEMEKIPMLGYWMKERGCVFINRDNARSSLKAINQAIEGLKSGNSIAVFPEGTRSKGPKMGSFKPGSLRIAIKSGVKVIPVTLKDSYKLTGKKGKCTPAKVHVHYSNPIDSRNFTDTNELATAVLTQIKRHL; encoded by the coding sequence ATGCGCACGCTAGTATTTCAAGGATACCTTTGGGGTTATATTTTAAGTAATGCAAACAAATCATTTACTATAAATAAATTAAACAAAGCAGGTAAGAACAAAGATAAATTAAAACTGATGGATAAAATCATTTTAAAGTGTACCAAAAACCTAATTAAAATCTCGGGCGCCGACCTCGTCGTAACAGGAACAGAAAATATCCCTTTAGATGAACCAGTGTTATATGTTAGCAATCATCAAGGTAATATGGATATTCCCATTTTGTATTCAACAGCTCCTCAGACAATGGCTTTTGTTGCTAAAAAAGAAATGGAGAAAATTCCGATGTTGGGCTATTGGATGAAAGAACGAGGATGCGTGTTTATTAACAGGGATAACGCTCGTAGTTCCCTAAAGGCGATTAACCAAGCAATAGAAGGTTTAAAATCAGGTAATTCAATAGCAGTTTTTCCAGAGGGGACTAGAAGTAAAGGCCCTAAAATGGGAAGCTTTAAGCCGGGTAGTTTACGAATTGCGATTAAATCGGGGGTCAAAGTCATTCCCGTGACCTTAAAGGATTCTTACAAATTGACAGGAAAGAAGGGCAAGTGTACACCAGCAAAGGTTCATGTTCACTATTCTAATCCCATCGATTCAAGAAACTTTACAGATACAAACGAACTCGCTACAGCAGTGCTCACACAAATTAAAAGACATTTGTAA
- a CDS encoding DUF438 domain-containing protein, with protein MLNMQFDIKRMSALKEIILYLRDGGSLEALQIHFEQHFNDVRPLDLLLMQLELINGDYGVTMEDVKKFSSMHDQLSINDKENTFINYATNHPVQIFKAENTAFQVLLNQIQQLLESIEKNPDQTIGDELTQHIFHLGEFHNHYNRKEKLFFPIMERYGHIAPARTVWRKDDRIRALYQALKKQIVRLPLDVERVRMRYTAFAREFKEMIFQEETIILPILKTIFSQSDWLAVANESDAFGYAIIEAPAEKWTPTVEKKTNDTPHAENLVMGGGGHLTTEEAQLIFNNLPLEITFVDKNDLFKYFNEITEASEMMLVRTPSSIGRNVANCHPPKSLMKVMTIIRDLKTGRRTSESMWFKMKGKYIHITYKSLFNDEGEFLGILEYVQDIQPFFELPSEVKMGLSEL; from the coding sequence ATGTTAAATATGCAATTTGATATAAAAAGAATGAGTGCATTAAAAGAAATAATATTATATTTACGTGATGGTGGTTCGTTGGAAGCATTACAAATCCACTTTGAACAACATTTTAACGATGTGCGTCCGCTTGACCTACTGCTCATGCAACTGGAATTAATCAATGGTGATTACGGTGTGACGATGGAGGACGTTAAAAAGTTTTCGAGTATGCATGATCAGTTATCTATTAACGATAAAGAGAATACGTTTATCAATTATGCCACAAATCATCCCGTTCAAATTTTTAAGGCGGAAAACACTGCATTTCAAGTTCTTTTGAATCAAATCCAACAACTTTTGGAATCGATTGAAAAGAATCCAGATCAAACGATAGGTGATGAATTAACACAGCACATCTTTCATCTAGGAGAATTTCACAATCATTATAATCGCAAAGAGAAGCTCTTTTTCCCAATTATGGAACGATACGGCCACATTGCGCCCGCTCGAACAGTATGGCGGAAAGATGACCGCATTCGTGCCTTATATCAGGCGCTGAAAAAACAAATTGTTCGACTTCCACTAGACGTTGAGCGTGTTCGAATGAGGTATACCGCATTTGCAAGGGAATTTAAAGAAATGATCTTTCAGGAAGAGACAATCATTTTACCAATTCTTAAAACAATCTTTAGTCAGTCGGATTGGTTAGCGGTTGCGAATGAAAGTGATGCATTTGGCTATGCGATTATCGAAGCACCAGCAGAAAAATGGACGCCTACAGTTGAAAAAAAGACAAATGATACGCCACATGCTGAAAATCTTGTGATGGGCGGTGGCGGACATTTAACGACAGAAGAAGCCCAACTGATTTTTAACAACTTGCCACTGGAAATCACATTTGTTGATAAAAATGATTTATTTAAGTACTTCAATGAAATCACAGAAGCATCGGAAATGATGCTTGTGCGGACGCCAAGTTCGATTGGCCGTAACGTAGCCAATTGTCATCCGCCTAAAAGTTTGATGAAGGTCATGACAATCATCCGTGATCTGAAAACAGGCAGACGAACTTCTGAAAGCATGTGGTTTAAAATGAAGGGGAAATATATTCATATTACGTATAAATCACTTTTTAATGATGAAGGGGAGTTTTTAGGAATTTTAGAATACGTCCAAGACATTCAGCCTTTCTTTGAATTACCGAGCGAAGTCAAAATGGGACTAAGTGAGCTTTAG
- a CDS encoding PadR family transcriptional regulator produces the protein MMSLVESFTTELRRGTLTLAVLSQLGTPQYGYSLVQRLEKAGVTIEQSTLYPLLRRLEKQKLLTSSWDTTESRPRKYYVMNEYGIEIYEQLTKEWKKMTLELASLLEGDEHHESD, from the coding sequence ATCATGTCATTAGTAGAATCTTTCACAACTGAATTAAGAAGAGGGACTTTAACTTTGGCCGTATTAAGCCAATTAGGAACCCCACAATATGGTTATTCATTGGTGCAACGTCTTGAAAAGGCAGGCGTTACGATTGAACAAAGCACGTTATATCCATTGCTTCGCCGACTAGAGAAACAGAAACTCCTAACAAGTAGCTGGGATACGACAGAAAGCAGACCGCGCAAGTATTACGTCATGAATGAATATGGGATTGAAATTTATGAGCAACTCACAAAGGAATGGAAAAAAATGACGCTAGAATTAGCGTCTTTATTGGAAGGAGATGAACATCATGAATCTGATTGA
- the bioW gene encoding 6-carboxyhexanoate--CoA ligase codes for MPETMYPEYFSVRMRAAEGKAHELGGKHISGGERLGNRLQLEVIATELLAKASNHSRGSADFIQLVVEKVPGEELQFIPPLDVSAIEVATVQEGHDKAKDQLAAAGVSERAIEHAFLILNHERNLRGAAIVNCETGERLDERGQKGVRVSRMDWTDCGHVADSVRVREALALATKVAQSPYTVAELCWSDDPDYVTGYVSSQQLGYVRISPLKRMGCESGGRVFFVHNDVDIDSYIDFLERKPVFIQGGESE; via the coding sequence GTGCCAGAAACGATGTACCCCGAGTATTTTAGTGTTCGTATGCGTGCGGCTGAAGGGAAAGCCCATGAGTTAGGTGGGAAGCATATATCCGGCGGTGAGCGGTTGGGCAATCGATTGCAGTTGGAAGTGATTGCTACGGAATTATTAGCGAAAGCGTCTAATCATTCAAGAGGAAGTGCTGATTTTATTCAACTTGTTGTTGAAAAAGTGCCGGGTGAAGAACTTCAATTTATTCCTCCGTTAGACGTTTCGGCAATCGAAGTGGCGACGGTTCAAGAAGGGCATGACAAGGCGAAAGACCAATTGGCTGCCGCAGGTGTTTCAGAACGAGCGATTGAACATGCTTTTTTGATATTAAATCATGAACGAAATCTTCGCGGGGCGGCAATTGTGAATTGCGAGACCGGTGAACGATTGGATGAACGGGGACAGAAAGGGGTCCGTGTGTCACGCATGGATTGGACGGATTGTGGACATGTAGCGGATTCCGTCCGCGTTCGAGAGGCATTGGCTTTGGCTACCAAAGTAGCACAATCCCCTTATACCGTTGCGGAACTTTGTTGGTCTGATGATCCAGATTATGTAACGGGGTATGTAAGTAGCCAACAACTAGGATATGTTAGAATTTCTCCTTTGAAAAGGATGGGATGTGAAAGTGGGGGACGTGTGTTTTTTGTACATAACGACGTAGATATAGATTCGTATATTGATTTTTTAGAAAGGAAGCCCGTGTTTATTCAAGGAGGAGAAAGCGAATGA
- a CDS encoding HAAS signaling domain-containing protein — protein MNLIEAYVYEVTRRLPEKSRDDIALELRSTIEDMLPDDYTENDIMEALSELGDPAELTASYRDTPNFLIGPKIYDTYMRTLKIIVPWAIFITILVYIVESIVLFSGEQNILTLIINGLGMIIANIITVLIQTLFWVTIVFIVIERFGLDSNTETLTNFGIKWTPEDLKQVQVIPKKKVISKGEVIFGIIWTVIWVPLYFNAERLVGIYRSIDGNDLQMIMPIFDQTVLLSYWPIILPFALLEIGLGIYKWKTKQWTKKLVTINAIIKVLSAIAFIVIASNPNLINEAVVPYMANLLEISLSSVQNMMYWAFWTIIVTVIVTSAIEVYDSYRKAKIRL, from the coding sequence ATGAATCTGATTGAAGCTTATGTTTATGAGGTAACAAGAAGATTACCAGAAAAATCTAGGGATGATATTGCGCTTGAACTACGCTCTACCATCGAAGATATGTTGCCAGATGACTATACAGAAAATGATATCATGGAGGCTCTTTCGGAACTCGGAGACCCGGCGGAACTTACCGCAAGCTACCGTGACACACCCAATTTTTTGATTGGTCCCAAAATATACGATACTTATATGCGGACACTTAAGATCATCGTGCCATGGGCGATTTTCATTACCATTTTAGTCTATATTGTTGAAAGTATTGTCCTTTTTTCTGGAGAACAAAACATTCTCACCTTGATCATTAACGGTCTGGGCATGATAATCGCCAATATCATCACAGTGCTTATCCAGACGTTGTTTTGGGTGACCATTGTATTTATCGTGATTGAACGATTTGGGCTAGATAGCAACACCGAAACCCTCACAAACTTTGGAATAAAGTGGACGCCAGAAGATTTAAAACAGGTGCAAGTCATCCCAAAGAAAAAAGTCATATCAAAAGGTGAAGTGATTTTCGGCATCATTTGGACAGTCATTTGGGTCCCGCTTTATTTCAATGCAGAACGCCTTGTGGGAATTTATCGTTCAATTGATGGGAATGACTTGCAAATGATCATGCCCATTTTCGATCAAACCGTCTTACTATCTTATTGGCCAATCATTTTACCATTTGCCCTACTTGAAATCGGACTTGGAATTTATAAATGGAAAACAAAACAATGGACAAAGAAGCTCGTTACAATCAATGCAATCATAAAAGTATTAAGTGCCATTGCTTTTATTGTCATCGCAAGTAACCCAAACCTCATAAACGAGGCAGTTGTTCCATATATGGCAAATCTACTTGAAATCAGTTTATCCTCAGTGCAAAACATGATGTATTGGGCTTTTTGGACGATTATTGTCACCGTCATCGTCACTTCAGCAATTGAAGTGTATGACAGCTATCGAAAAGCGAAAATAAGATTATGA
- the groL gene encoding chaperonin GroEL (60 kDa chaperone family; promotes refolding of misfolded polypeptides especially under stressful conditions; forms two stacked rings of heptamers to form a barrel-shaped 14mer; ends can be capped by GroES; misfolded proteins enter the barrel where they are refolded when GroES binds) encodes MAKEIKFNEDARSAMQRGVDTLANTVKVTLGPKGRNVVLEKAFGSPLITNDGVTIAREIELEDKFEDMGAKLVSEVASKTNEIAGDGTTTATVLAQAMISEGLKNVTAGANPVGIRKGIEKAVAAAVEELTVISKPIEEKESIAQVAAISSGDEEVGTLIADAMERVGNDGVITIEESKGFTTELDVVEGMEFDRGYASAYMATDTDKMEAVLDNPYILITDKKITNIQEILPVLEQVVQQGRPILLIAEDVEGEALATLVVNKLRGTFNAVAVKAPGFGDRRKAMLEDIAILTGGEVITEDLGLDLKETQITQLGTAAKVVVTKDHTTIVEGAGDTARIEGRVNQIRTQLEDTTSEFDKEKLQERLAKLAGGVAVIKVGAATETELKERKLRIEDALNSTRAAVEEGIVSGGGTALINVYKKVEELNETETGDVATGVNIVLRALEEPVRQIANNAGLEGSIVVDRLKREEIGIGFDAAEGDWVNMMEAGIVDPTKVTRSALQNAASVAAMFLTTEAVVANLPEENAGGMPDMGGMGGMPGMM; translated from the coding sequence ATGGCTAAAGAAATTAAATTTAACGAAGATGCACGTAGCGCAATGCAACGTGGTGTTGATACATTAGCAAATACAGTAAAAGTAACACTTGGACCAAAAGGACGTAACGTAGTTCTTGAGAAAGCTTTTGGTTCTCCATTAATTACAAATGATGGTGTAACGATTGCTCGTGAAATCGAGCTTGAAGATAAATTTGAAGATATGGGTGCAAAGCTTGTTTCTGAAGTTGCATCTAAAACAAACGAAATTGCTGGTGACGGAACGACAACAGCTACAGTTCTAGCGCAAGCAATGATTAGCGAAGGACTTAAAAACGTAACTGCAGGTGCAAACCCAGTAGGGATCCGTAAAGGAATTGAAAAAGCAGTTGCAGCAGCAGTTGAAGAGCTAACTGTGATTTCTAAACCAATCGAAGAAAAAGAATCAATTGCACAAGTTGCAGCAATTTCTTCAGGCGATGAAGAAGTAGGTACGTTAATTGCAGATGCAATGGAGCGTGTTGGTAACGACGGCGTTATTACAATTGAAGAGTCAAAAGGCTTCACAACTGAGCTAGACGTTGTTGAAGGTATGGAATTTGACCGTGGTTATGCATCGGCATACATGGCGACAGATACGGACAAAATGGAAGCTGTATTGGACAACCCATACATTCTAATTACAGATAAGAAGATTACGAACATCCAAGAAATCCTACCAGTTCTTGAGCAAGTTGTTCAACAAGGTAGACCAATTCTTCTAATCGCAGAAGATGTTGAAGGTGAAGCACTTGCAACACTTGTTGTCAACAAACTTCGCGGAACATTTAACGCAGTAGCGGTTAAAGCACCTGGATTCGGTGACCGTCGTAAAGCTATGCTTGAAGACATCGCAATTCTAACAGGTGGAGAAGTAATTACAGAAGATCTAGGTCTAGATCTAAAAGAAACGCAAATTACACAACTTGGAACAGCTGCGAAAGTTGTTGTGACAAAAGACCACACAACAATTGTTGAAGGTGCTGGAGACACAGCTCGAATTGAAGGCCGTGTGAACCAAATCCGTACACAACTTGAAGACACAACTTCTGAGTTCGACAAAGAAAAACTTCAAGAGCGTCTTGCGAAATTAGCAGGCGGAGTTGCGGTAATTAAAGTAGGTGCAGCGACTGAAACTGAGTTGAAAGAGCGTAAACTTCGTATCGAAGACGCACTGAACTCAACACGTGCAGCGGTTGAAGAAGGAATCGTTTCAGGTGGAGGAACAGCACTGATTAACGTTTACAAGAAAGTTGAAGAGCTTAACGAAACTGAAACAGGTGATGTAGCAACAGGTGTGAACATTGTTCTACGTGCACTTGAAGAGCCAGTTCGTCAAATTGCGAACAACGCTGGACTTGAAGGTTCAATCGTTGTAGATCGTCTAAAGCGCGAAGAAATCGGTATTGGTTTCGATGCAGCTGAAGGCGACTGGGTCAACATGATGGAAGCTGGTATCGTGGACCCAACAAAAGTTACACGTTCAGCACTACAAAATGCAGCATCTGTTGCAGCAATGTTCCTGACGACAGAAGCAGTTGTTGCAAACCTGCCTGAAGAAAATGCTGGCGGAATGCCGGATATGGGCGGCATGGGCGGCATGCCAGGAATGATGTAA
- the bioF gene encoding 8-amino-7-oxononanoate synthase, giving the protein MNDWFQRQLEAIEAEGLTRTLRSLSTGNDTEVMIEGNKYVLFSSNNYLGLATDSRLKERAMNGISLYGTGSGGARLTTGNMVIHEQLEREIAELKGTEASILFSSGYLANVGFISSVMGEGDVIFSDAWNHASIIDGCRLSKAVTIRYAHADMLDLEEKLRAWQGDGKKLIVTDGVFSMDGDIAPLPEIVALAKKYNAYILVDDAHGTGVLGERGGGTVDYFGLQHEVDFVVGTLSKAVGTEGGFVAGSSLAIQYLRNRARTFIFQTALSPGVIEAAREGIRLIQYEPERRQRLLKNAHFLYTNLTRQGFTIGPSNTPIISLLIGDANQAVQFSEQLMEEGIFIPAIRPPTVPQGSSRLRITVMATHTEKQLQTVVDHVGEIGRRMGVIKSVGNLV; this is encoded by the coding sequence ATGAATGATTGGTTTCAACGTCAACTGGAAGCGATTGAAGCGGAAGGGTTAACGAGAACTTTGCGTTCATTGTCAACGGGAAATGATACGGAAGTGATGATAGAGGGAAACAAGTATGTATTGTTTTCATCAAATAATTATTTAGGACTCGCAACAGATTCGCGCTTAAAAGAAAGGGCGATGAATGGAATTTCTCTTTACGGGACGGGTAGTGGCGGTGCGCGGCTGACGACTGGCAATATGGTGATTCATGAGCAATTGGAGCGTGAAATTGCCGAGTTAAAAGGGACGGAAGCGTCGATTTTATTCAGCAGTGGTTATTTGGCGAACGTTGGGTTCATTTCAAGTGTCATGGGAGAAGGGGACGTCATTTTTTCGGACGCGTGGAATCATGCAAGTATTATTGATGGTTGCCGTTTAAGCAAGGCGGTAACAATCCGATACGCACATGCAGATATGTTGGATTTAGAAGAAAAGTTACGGGCGTGGCAAGGGGATGGGAAAAAACTCATTGTGACGGATGGGGTTTTTAGCATGGACGGAGATATTGCACCGCTTCCTGAAATCGTTGCACTTGCCAAGAAGTACAATGCTTACATACTGGTTGATGACGCGCATGGAACAGGGGTATTGGGTGAGCGCGGTGGTGGAACAGTTGATTATTTTGGCTTGCAACATGAGGTTGATTTTGTCGTGGGGACGTTAAGTAAAGCGGTTGGAACAGAAGGTGGTTTTGTGGCCGGCTCCTCCCTTGCAATTCAATATTTACGAAATCGTGCAAGAACGTTTATTTTTCAAACCGCTTTATCACCAGGTGTGATTGAAGCTGCGCGGGAAGGCATTCGCCTCATTCAATATGAACCAGAAAGGCGTCAACGGCTGTTAAAGAACGCGCATTTCTTATATACGAATTTAACGCGTCAAGGATTTACGATAGGTCCCTCAAATACACCGATCATTTCGCTCCTAATTGGCGATGCAAATCAGGCAGTCCAGTTTTCCGAGCAATTGATGGAAGAGGGTATTTTCATCCCAGCCATTCGCCCACCTACCGTCCCACAAGGTTCAAGTCGACTGCGCATTACTGTGATGGCGACACATACCGAGAAACAGCTTCAAACCGTTGTGGATCATGTGGGTGAGATTGGTCGCAGGATGGGTGTGATTAAGAGTGTTGGTAATCTAGTGTAA
- the groES gene encoding co-chaperone GroES: MLKPLGDRIVIELVEAEEKTSSGIVLPDSAKEKPQEGKVIAAGTGRVLENGQRIDLEVKEGDRIIFSKYSGTEVKYEGNEYLILRETDVLAVIG; the protein is encoded by the coding sequence TTGTTGAAACCATTAGGTGACCGTATCGTAATTGAATTGGTTGAGGCTGAAGAAAAAACGTCAAGTGGGATTGTATTACCAGATTCTGCTAAAGAGAAACCGCAGGAAGGGAAAGTAATCGCTGCAGGTACAGGACGCGTCCTTGAAAATGGCCAGCGTATCGACTTAGAAGTAAAAGAAGGCGATCGGATTATCTTCTCAAAGTATTCCGGCACTGAAGTAAAATATGAAGGAAACGAATATTTAATCCTACGTGAAACTGACGTTTTAGCAGTTATTGGCTAA
- a CDS encoding cation acetate symporter yields the protein MMQLLLDPKYLFTILLLGTIVYITYLSKKNESASDFFVGGRGFGWFTNGSAIGGDYLSAATFLGLAGLTFAIGYDGAFYTFSFTIGLTLLALFIAGPLRKFGAYTVADFVAYRFHSKRARIVAVIVVLAISGFYAAPQLLGAAQILSMFFGTSYEFGIIFTSVVMIFYVGVGGMKGTTINQALELWIRFFAFVLMVAAAIYGGFHYQKILTAISEFSGTVFGTGAYTTDGKDVVFDGETWAKAGAFNPNFWHSASMLIGLSLGTLGLPHILLRFYTNPDAKAARKSAVMAIGIASLFFAFAIYLGVVGRAIFLDGNASPEVMQNLVTGGDNMVIPSIATALGGKWMLGFVIAGAFAAVFSNLSGLFIASSGAIAHDLYAKFSKKELSQKQRVFAAKLSIVFLGVFYGVLGLLVKEASIGHLVALAFTVGASTFAPIFILGIWWRGITEKGAIAGLIVGFAVSMFMIFFSSVLPEVLQFRVPGIITVPIGFLTVYIVSLIDGKVPADVNAFMRKVHASEESV from the coding sequence ATGATGCAACTATTATTGGATCCGAAATACCTTTTTACAATCCTATTATTGGGAACGATTGTCTATATTACGTACTTATCAAAAAAGAACGAAAGTGCGAGTGACTTCTTTGTAGGTGGTCGGGGTTTCGGCTGGTTTACAAATGGTTCGGCAATTGGCGGGGATTATTTAAGTGCCGCAACCTTTCTAGGGTTGGCGGGATTAACTTTTGCCATCGGTTATGATGGCGCTTTTTATACGTTTAGCTTTACGATTGGATTAACACTTTTGGCACTATTTATTGCGGGGCCGTTACGAAAATTCGGCGCTTATACCGTTGCCGATTTTGTTGCCTACCGTTTTCATAGTAAGAGAGCGAGAATAGTAGCCGTCATCGTTGTTCTTGCTATATCAGGTTTTTATGCGGCACCGCAATTACTTGGCGCTGCTCAAATTTTAAGCATGTTTTTTGGGACATCCTATGAATTTGGCATCATCTTTACAAGTGTTGTCATGATTTTCTATGTCGGGGTTGGTGGTATGAAGGGGACAACCATTAACCAGGCGTTGGAGCTTTGGATTCGTTTCTTTGCTTTTGTTCTAATGGTAGCTGCCGCGATTTACGGAGGATTCCATTACCAGAAAATCCTGACTGCAATTAGTGAGTTTAGTGGTACTGTATTTGGCACAGGAGCTTATACAACAGATGGAAAAGATGTTGTATTTGACGGAGAGACTTGGGCAAAAGCTGGGGCATTCAATCCAAACTTTTGGCATTCCGCTTCGATGCTAATCGGGCTTTCACTAGGTACACTCGGACTTCCGCATATATTGCTACGTTTTTACACGAATCCAGATGCGAAGGCTGCTCGTAAGTCAGCTGTAATGGCGATTGGAATTGCTAGTTTGTTTTTCGCTTTCGCCATTTATCTTGGTGTTGTTGGACGGGCAATCTTTTTGGATGGAAACGCAAGCCCTGAGGTCATGCAAAACCTAGTTACCGGCGGGGACAATATGGTCATCCCATCGATTGCAACTGCACTAGGTGGAAAATGGATGCTTGGATTTGTAATTGCCGGAGCATTTGCCGCAGTATTTTCAAACTTATCCGGGTTATTCATTGCAAGTTCAGGGGCAATCGCGCACGACTTATATGCAAAGTTTTCAAAAAAGGAATTATCGCAGAAACAGCGGGTATTTGCCGCAAAATTATCGATTGTTTTCCTCGGTGTTTTTTACGGAGTCCTTGGTTTATTGGTAAAAGAGGCATCGATTGGACATCTTGTTGCCCTCGCATTTACTGTTGGGGCAAGCACATTCGCACCTATTTTCATCCTCGGCATTTGGTGGCGTGGAATCACTGAAAAAGGCGCGATTGCGGGTCTAATCGTCGGATTTGCCGTTTCCATGTTTATGATTTTCTTTTCGTCGGTATTACCGGAAGTATTACAATTTAGGGTGCCGGGTATTATTACTGTGCCGATTGGCTTCTTAACTGTTTATATTGTTTCCTTAATAGACGGTAAAGTACCAGCAGACGTGAATGCATTTATGCGTAAGGTACATGCAAGTGAGGAATCAGTATAA